The Terriglobus roseus region AAGCACGGGATAGGTGATGCCATAGTGCTGAATGAAGGCCTTCAGTCGAGATGAGTCGGTTTCCGGATCGCCCTGTTCAAAGTCGAGATTCACGATCTCAAGCCCTTTGGAATGAAAACGCTTATAGAGACTCACGAGAAGACCTGCTTCATCGTGGCAGTTGGGGCACCAGGAGCCACCAATTGCAACGATGACAACTTTGCCTCGGAACTGCGGATCTCTGTTAGAGAGCACCTTGCCATTCAGGTCAGGAAAGCTGAAGGCGAACGGAGCATTTGGGTCTTTGATAGATGTCTGTTGTGTCGTATCGGTAGGAGCAGGCAAGTTTAGCTTCCGTGCTTCGTCCGGCCGATGCGCGACGAATTCTGGAGACGAGCCATGCACTCCGCCGAGAAGGCTCTTCACCACGAGTGTTCCATCGGCCTGAGGTGTTACGGAATAGGCTGCGCCGCCTGCTGCAGTGAAATGACCGAGAGTGTAGCTGGTTCCATTCCATGTGCCCCATAGGCCGCCTGTGTCGCCGTCGATACGCTGAATCGCCGCTTTGATCACGGGTGATCTGCCGGTTGGCGGATCCACTCGAAGCTCCCATGCACCTTCACCCTTGTTGCTCTTTGTGGCGATCTCCCACGAGCCAGAGATATTCGGAGCGTTGGGAGATGAGGTTGGATCAGACAGCTTACCGATGCGTTTCGCTGTAAATGTCGAAGGAGGAGAGGGGCGCTTGCCCGGATGTGTTGCGCCATAGGTTCCTGTCAACGAATCACCTTCAAACGTAGCGTCGAGTGTGCGCGCGAAATAATCGAACGACGCAACGAGATGATTCCCTTCCAGCGTTACCGCACTTGCCGGAGATACATCGGGATTTGTAGCAGGGCCATTGAGAAATGCTGCTTCCAGCTTTGAACCGTTGCGCGTAATGCGGATGGTGACGGGAATTTCAGTGTCACGTACTTTTGCCACACCCTGCCACACGCCGGTTGTTAGTTTTGCTGGTGAGGTTTGTGCAAGCAACGCAGGCGTGAGCTGCACGAGAGACACAGCAGCCAAAGAGGATGCGAGGACGCGTCCAGAAAGCTTCATGACGAAGGCTCCGTTTAGATCAGGTTTTTAGGTGTGAGTCAGAAGATTTGGTCGTAAGACGCGCCCGCTCTTTCTGGGCCGCACAAACGACTGTGTGGTGCCTGCGTTAGCGGCAACAACAACACAGTCTGGAAGCAGTGTGCATGCGGTAAAAGTAAACAGCCTCTAGCTAGGAGTCAAGTAG contains the following coding sequences:
- a CDS encoding TlpA disulfide reductase family protein, whose product is MKLSGRVLASSLAAVSLVQLTPALLAQTSPAKLTTGVWQGVAKVRDTEIPVTIRITRNGSKLEAAFLNGPATNPDVSPASAVTLEGNHLVASFDYFARTLDATFEGDSLTGTYGATHPGKRPSPPSTFTAKRIGKLSDPTSSPNAPNISGSWEIATKSNKGEGAWELRVDPPTGRSPVIKAAIQRIDGDTGGLWGTWNGTSYTLGHFTAAGGAAYSVTPQADGTLVVKSLLGGVHGSSPEFVAHRPDEARKLNLPAPTDTTQQTSIKDPNAPFAFSFPDLNGKVLSNRDPQFRGKVVIVAIGGSWCPNCHDEAGLLVSLYKRFHSKGLEIVNLDFEQGDPETDSSRLKAFIQHYGITYPVLLAGTTDQLNEKIPQGVNLNCWPTSFFVGRDGLVKETHAGFAGPGNTAGHIALEHEVTTLVEKMLAQPVPSQSAQLN